The Macaca nemestrina isolate mMacNem1 chromosome 17, mMacNem.hap1, whole genome shotgun sequence genome contains the following window.
CTGTCAAAGTGTTTCTCAAAGGGTGCTCTCCAGAACACCATGGAAAACTCATTTGCTGTATAAGTTTGAAAACCCCTGCCCACAGGTCTCCCCTTGTGTATGAGCAATCAGCTCTACCATTCAGCCCAGGTGTGTGTTTGCTGAACCATCTGGAGGAAGCTGACGTGACATGAGCTGAAGGCAGAGGGTGAGTCCGAAGTGGGATCTTGGGACATGTATGAGAAGTTAGGCAAAAATAGGATAATTCCAGCCTTAATAACCTTAGATAATAGTTCACATTATTATTTAGTTAATAGGATTGTACCCACGTtaaattgctaatttttttaagaggGGAAGTCtgactcggtcacccaggctggagtgcagtggtgcagtcatggctcactgctttCTGGAACtcatgggctccagcaatcctgcctcagcctcctaagtgggaccataggcacccgccaccatgccaggctagtttctttgacttttctctagagacagggtccacctgtgtttcccaggctggtcccagactTCTAGACTCAAGTGAACCTGAAcgtcctgcctcgacctctcaaattgctgggattacaggtgtgagccaccacacccagtctaaaTTTCTTATGTGCCATGGGACTGCAAAACGTCATTATTAGGGGCAGCTGGAGGGAAGGTATAGGAGGCCACTGTAGTGCCTTTTCAATcttttatatctaaaataatttcaacagaaaacatttattttaaaacatgaagggGTTAATCGTCTATGAGTTGAAAATACAAAGGCAGGCACACGGTGTTGTGGGAATTCAGAAAGCTGGTCACACggctgggggtgctgggaggggctgggcatggttggcTTTGTGATCTGGGGGCTGGTGTGTTCCATCTGTGAAGGTCTTTCGAGCTGCACACTTTCTTAATCAATTTTCataagtttaacaaaaaataaaacgagGACGTGAAGTTTGCTTGGGTTGTTAAGTCTCGGGAAGTTATCCAGCCATGAGCCCTGCCCCAGATGCTTCTAGAACCCTGGAGGGAAATGAGAATTTTCCAAGTAGAGGTGACAGAggcaaggccctgaggtgggagcacGCTGCTGCTTGTCCCTAGCTGTAAAGGAGCCGTCCTGGTTGGAATCAGTGCTGGGTGCAGTGCAGGGCTGGCTGGAAGTCCATGTCCACATTGTGGCTCAGTGCGGTGAAAGCCAATCTCACCCCCTCCGCAGGGTGTTCCGCCTGCCAGCAGGTGGCCAGCTGGTCTTCCTGGGATACGGTGCCATTGTAGAAATTGGGTGCAAGTCTCTTGTCCGTAGACGGGGTGCCCTGTTGTAGTGGGATATCTCCCGGCCTCCCTCAGTCCTGATgggcctgggcagggcctggtgtCAGGGTCCCCGCGGGCTTCTCGAGCTGGCCCTGTCCCACAGTCCCGGGGCTGTCCAGGACACATTCAGAAGGGACACGGACCCAGCAGCTCTGTTCGAAATCATAATGGGGGAACCAAGGGCCCCCTACATCCAGGTCCGTCGGGAGCCGGGGCATCGAGTTCCACTCCAGGAATCTCCAGGAACCCTGAGGTCTTCCCTGAGCCGGGACCGGGCTGGGCACATCCTGAGTGCCCACAGGGTAGGTATCTTCCCGGACAGCCACACCAGGACAAGATGTGGAAGAACGAGGTGCCCATGGTGGGGAAACTAACCAAATGGGCCGCTGGAACCGGACTGGTGGGCCTGGAGGGGTCTGCCTGTCCCCCTTGCAGTGGGTCATTCTGCCACTTGAAGTCAGCACAGGCCTCGGTGCCGAGGACCCTTGCTCGGGTTTGGCTGAAAGAAAAACAGACGTGGTCAGCGTCTCCACTGAGCCCATGTAGGCCTTTCCCGGCCAGGCcccacctgcctgggtctctgGAGTCCTCAGGATCTCTGTGTGGCCCCGTGGTCTGACACTGAGGACACGCCTGTAGTCTGCTGATCCCAGAGGGAGGGGTGTGTGCTGCCTGGCATGGGGAAGCTATCAGGGCATGACAGGTAGCTCCTAGGACTGTCCCCAGGGTTCGGACTGGCTGGGGGCTTCCTACCACACACCCTCGTCCCAGGGCTGTTGGGCCAGGGATACAGCCCCCAGTGAGAACTCAGGTGGGAGGGGACTTGGATGTCACCCAGCCCCTTGTCACCTCACATGGGGATCCATCTCCACAGTGGGTGATTGGACCTGGATGTGGGtcaccctctgccttcctgggctgCCCAGTCCATGCCAGGACTGACCGTTCCCACATCTGGCTGAATTATTGGCTCTGGCTCTCGCCTGGGGTGCAGCCTGTGCCCTCTCCCTGAATGCTCTGGGGTCAGGGACACCCGATTCCcttgtctccctggctcaaggctTGTTGTCCTGGAAACCTTGAGATTGTTGTCCTGGAGGAGCGTGCAGGAGTGAGGGGCCTCTGCTGCTCTCTGAGGCTGTGGGTGCTTGCAGGGAGGGGCGTGGTTTCCCACAAATGGGTCTGGCTTCTTTAGTGCCCTTGATGGCCTTGTGATGGGGAGACAGAGACACTGTGGAATGTGGGAGGCGGCTTGTTGGAAGGTCTTGCCCACATCGCCCTCCTGCGGTCACAACACATCCAGTACACACGCACTGAGCGCCTGCCGTGAGGACCAGCGGGCCTCCTGTACTTTCTTAgagtccaggaggaagaggaggaagaaaaggtgaagaggaaggccCAGGTAGTAGGGTTGCGGGTCTCGGGCACTCCCCTATTATTGACTGCCCCAGAGGGTGACATGGGGGGGGACATGGCACTGGAGCTCACCTGGGGGTGGCAGGTCCCCTTGCTTCCTTGTTAGTTTCTTTGTAGAGGCCCTAAGATGCTTGAGCACAGAGTCATCATCCAACTCCCAGGCGTGGAAGAACAGGTTCCGAAACCGTGCCCACAGGCCAGACCTGGATGTCTTCATGAGGCGCTCTAGGGACAGGGTGGACATCAGGTCAGGAGAGTTCCCTGGGAGGGGGCACAGCTGATACCCCGTGGCCACTTCCGTCTCCCACTAGGCGATGCGGGAATCTTTTGTGGCCACCCCACGGGTTTGGATGTGCACAGGAGACCGTGGCTGGGGGAAGTGGGTAGGGAAGTGCTCACGACATTCATCTGGGTCATGTGGGGGACGGGCTCGGTGTCACTGTGCCTTGTCCAGCCCACCTGGCCAGACCTCCCTCTGGGCCAGAACAGAGGATCATGAGGACAGTGTGAGGAAGCTGCCCTCGGGTAAGTCAGCGTCTGACCCCAGGGCTCCCCAGGCCCCACTGGGCACATGTAGACTTACTCCTCTTAACTTTAAAGGCAATGCTTGTCATCGGCATCAACACCTGTTCTCCTTCCAGCAAATACACGTCCCACAGGCGCAGGATGAGCCCAAGAGAGATCTGTGGGGATAGCAGGTGTGGGAGACTGTAGCCCTTCCAGGCTGGGGCTGGTAGCTCGAACtgagcccactggggcttcagtcCCCAGAGTCAGTGACCTTCCCCATGAGGGTTTCCTGAGCCCTCCAGGACGCTGGGTCAGACAAGGTCTTGCAGCTCCTCATGGGGGACACTCATTGGACTGGGAGTGTGGCTCCTGGAGAGAGGGGCTTGCCCAGGGCTTGAGGCTTCCCTGATCCCTCCCAAGTCAGGTCTTGGCCCAGTCTGCCTATAAGGCTGGTCCTGAGCTCCAATCATTGCCCTGGGATGACCCCTCTTGGGCAGAGGGTTTGGTTTGGGTGTCCTGTGAGGCCTCCCCTGTGGGCGGAGCCTCCTGTGGGCTGTGGCTGAGCCAGACCCCCAGGCTGGGGAAGCAGGGCACTGCAGGGCAAGGAGGGTCCCTGAGCCAGGGTCTCCCTGTGCCTTCTTACCCCGTCATTCAACATCTGGAGAAGCCAGCCTAAGGAGGAATCCTGCGCGCAAAGACCTTCCTTGTCCTGGTGGGAGGAACAGAGGTGCTCAGGGCCCCCTGGGCTGCCCTAAAATCCTCCCTCTTCCAGGGCCTCTGAAGACCCTTCCCCTAGTGCAGAACACTGGGCGGTGTCCAGGGCTCCCCCCAACACCGGCCCCTTCCCACACTCCCGGTGGACACACTGCCCTTTGCCCTGGTCTGCGGGAGCTGGGCCCCCATCcctgtgcctctgtctcctccAGGGCAGGAAAGGAATCCAACTCCCAGCCCATGGAGAACCCGACGTCCCGGGTCAGGCCCTGGCTGGACTCAGCCAGTCACCAGCCCCACCAGGGGCTCCAGTCCCCGTTCCTCCAGCGCCACGGGAGGCAGAGTCTCTGGGGAAGAGCCCAAGCTTGCTCACCAGACGCCATAAACTCACCAGATGCCACCTGGTCTTGTGTTGTGACGTGGGGACCACATGCTCCTGATGGTCTTGGAGGCCCTGGACTGTCCCGCCATTTGGGCTGTGGAATCCTGAGAAGCCCCAAACCCATCAAGAAATCAGAGCCTTCCCCCAAGATGTGGAGCCATCAGCAGGAAGAGctgggcagctggagaggcccccaAACCTCAAGGCCTTTCACGCTCCCATCTGGTGACCCACCATGCAGCCTTTGCCCTGGGGACGTGGGGCAGGAACATCCCCTGGAGCCTGGCTGGAGGTTCCCCTGGACACCTCCTGGACCAGGGTGCAAAAAGGGCAAACATGACTTGAGGCCACCACATGGCAACCAGAGCAGGGTGGGTGCTGGGCTCTTGGTCGTCTCCTGGAAGTGAGGTCAGACCAGGGGACACGGGTTGGGGAGATGCTGCCACCTGGGCTTGGTCGGCCCATTCATGGGCACCAAGGGCAGCAGGACTCTCAGGGATTGGAGAGTCAGCTACACAATCAGATCCAGAGGGCGTGGCAGCAGGACACAGAGGGTGGCCACGGGGAGGATGAGATGCCCTCCGCTGATGGGGATGAAAAGTGTCTGACTTGGGCTTTGGGGTCAGCCGCGGACTCCTGTGGGACCCTCAGCAGAGACATCCTAAAGACTCCCAAGGAGCTGGCCAAGGAAGGTGCCTTGGCTGAAAGCTGAGATCATCTGGCCATGGTGGCCGTCCCTGGGTCTGACTGCATGAGGTCCCTTGGGCACCTGTTCACCTACCCTGCAGTGAGTGCCTCTCCCTGGCCAGCAGCTGCACCAGTGCCCAGAATGCATCCTCCTCAGGCAGATAAAGGAGGAACAAGGCCGCGATGGGGCTCAGGTCCCTGCAATAGCCCACCTCCTGCAAAAGCCAGAGTCACCGTGGAAGGACATCACCTGGGAGGACTGAGGTCACCTGGGAGGACTCATGTCATTGGAGAGGGCAGAGGTGACTGGGGAGGCTTCCTCTGAAGAAGAGGCTTCCTCAGGATGCAAATTCATTTCATGACAAGAGCCAAGTCCATCAGGCACTTCAGCACCTTGTCCAAACTGTCTCCTGATGGCACCATCCCGCATGCGACCCTGCCAAGCTCCTGGGCTTTGGGGCAGCCCCAGGAGGAGGGCGTCATTTCTTGTTCTGAGAAGTGGTGGTCAGACCCAGGTGacaccaggagtccaggccccgaCTCCTTTGTGTCTCAGCTTGACCCCTTGAGGCCACCCCCTTGCTTGGAGGTTTATGCCAGCAGTGAGCTGGAGTTCTACCTTCTATATCCTGGTGGGTcacaaatactaattttaaaagaagcagcGACACCCCCACCAGACACCCACTCCTGTGAACAGGGAAATACTGCTGGGAACATCACTGCCGGGAATACTCACCGGGTTATACTCCGAATATGCCAGGAGGATGTAGAATAGTTCCCGCTgcctaggaaacagagaaatgaggcttttgtttgttttgtgcagaTGCCGTAAGTTTCACTTTGTCTACAAAGCCTAACAACAAATCCCACTTTAGGTTCAGATGATTCACCAGATAAGCAGTGAGCTCTTCAGGGCCTTTGACTTTGGGGAAATGTTTCAGTAAAATCCACATCTGTGACATGCAGATAGCCCAGTTGTACAGTGACTTGCCTGATCCTTTTCACTCtgaatgattttctttatttattttcagtttgcagACACGCCAGTTCAGCCTTTGGGTGTACAGTTCCTCCACGGTTCTAAACCAATGGGCAGAGTCTCCTGGCGACTGCTCCAGCCCCTCCTGAAGCAACTCCTTCATCTTCCAAGTCTCCCGGGTGGCCCCTATGCACCCGGCGTCTCCCTGATCCCTCAGCCCCCGGCCACCCAGACTGCTTCTCAATCCCTATGGtttggccttttccagaatggcccAGGAATGGGAATCCTATGTGGTAGCTTATTGGgactggcttctttccctcagcaAAATGCATCTAGGATCCACCCACGTTCGTGCGGGCATCACTGGCTCATTCCCTTTTCTCACTGTGGCTACCGTTTAAAGGGAGGACCAGCCTTGCTCTCCCTGTTCCCATGTTGAAGACTGTCCCCGAAGGCTCCTTGTGTGAGTGACGACGAAGCAAGCAGTGGACGTGGCATGCAGGTTTCATGTGCACATCAGTTTTCAAATCAGTGCGTTCAATATTTGTGATACTTTGGGGACACGTGGTTGAAGTGCATTGAGCTTTGTGAGTCACTGCCAAACTGGctgccaaagtggctgtgccatgtcCTGTTCCGAGCAGACCAGGATGACAGTTTCCAGGACCCCTAATTGCCCCAGCTTTTGGTGCTGTCAGTGTTGCCTGGAGAGGCTCATGGGCCCTCCATCCTGCCACCTTCCCGTGAGTCCTACCATGGGTCCCCGTGGGTCCGGGAGAGCACTTATCACCATTGTGCATGATTTTGTTTGCTGCCTTCTGTCTCCTCAGGATCCTCCTGGGTTCTGACCCCACATGTTCCAGTCTGGCCCAGGGCTTGGAACCAGGTGCTCAGTTCATGGTGCCGGCTGCTCCCTGGGTCAGGGGAGGTCTTGGCAGCTCTGTCATCCCCCCTAGGTGACCCTGGCCTCTTCTCCGGGGAAGCCCCCATCCCTTTCGTTCACTCCATCTCTGATGAGACCCTGTGGCTCCCATAGGCTTACTTGGTTCCGTATCGATCCCTGAAGAAGATGTGAGTCCTTAATGTCCTGCTCAAGTCCACATCGATCTGGTGGATGTGTTCAGATGacctcttgcccttctccttCATGACCTGTAGGGCAGGGCCAAGAggaggaagcagcctcagaacGGATGGAAGGCTCCCTGCCCCAAATGGCAGTCAGCGCACAGTCAGCACtccgggaaggaaggaaagcaggaaggtttCCTTCTCCACAAAGCTGCTTTTTGGCTTGTTACTGAAGCCGGGGAGGGTCACCAGAGCCAAGTTTGTCTGTGGCGACTATGTCACCGTCCGTGCCCAGGATGTGCATCTGACCATCCTACCCACCCCCCAGCCTGGGCTTGATGCTCCCTCCAGCTGGAGACCTGAGCCCCTGACACGGCCTGTCCTGTTTGTTGTGCTCCGGCTGAGTGTACCTTGTATGTTCTGGGGTTTTTCGACTTGACTTCCTGTATGTTCAGCAGGACTGACCACACTTGGCCCCGGATGTTCATGGGAATGCCCTTATATACTCGATCTCTCAGCTGTGGGCAGAAAACAACCTGGTGTCACAGGCCACGGGGCTACCCCAGTGAGGACCAGAGCCCGAGGATTCTGGAAATGGTTGGTTTTGGCCCCATGATTCCTCGTTAGAGGTGACATTAAGCtgggagacagtctcccttcccagGACTGAAAGAGTGGATAGACACTCAGAGTCGGGACTCTGATCTGAACGTTCTCCTTCCTTTGGGTCACCAGGGCATCCCTAGCCTTGAGCTCCGGGTGGTCCCAGCCCTAGATTCAGAATCCCTCCCGGCAAGGTGACGCTTGCACAAATAGGCAGGCAAACCACCGACCAGGCCTGCAGTCCTCTGGGTGAGGACAGTGTGCCACCCGCCCTCTGAGAGGCTGACGGTGCCAGGCCACAGCCATGGGTGCCCATCCCCTGTCTCTGCAGAGTGGTTCCCggggcctctccctccacacattACCTTTTCACTGTTCTTATATGTCTCCCATTGTCCCAGCATTTCCATCCACTTGCTCTTTCGTGTTATCTCCCGCCGCATTTGCTGTCAAATGGGGAATGTTGGAGTTAGCGGAGCTGCCAGGCTTCCCAGAGCCGCCCGTGGATGCTGTATCTTGGGCTCTGGATCCCTGGTGGACCCAGCTGgagagagccagggaagggcagaCCCTAAGGGTTGAGAGCCTTTGAGCAAATGAGCGCCAGTGGGCTGGCTTTGGGACCCCGGGACGTGCCATCCTCAGGCCACAGACACACCAGTCTTAGGTCAGGTCCCAGCCTCTAGGTGGGGTCCTGACACAGGCGGGCAGCCACCCCCAAGCCACAGCTGTGGTTCTCACTTTGGAATCTTATCAAGCTGCCAAAGTTACAGCAACCTGGGGTCAGTTCCAGCAGGGAGTGCTGCCCCTCCCAGGGACATCGTGTTGCCCTCACCCGCCACCATCCAGGccagctgcctcctctgcctcactGACCACCCGCCCAGTCCCCACATCCCTGGTTCAGCCCCCTCCCCATGCATCAGGCTCTTACCTTCGCCTCCCgagcagtggcaggaggcagctctgtCTCACTGTAAGACAACCCAGGCAGAACTGAGGACCTGCACAGGGCCTGGAGCTCCCCGAGACTGGGACCCAATCCCCAGAAAGGACAGGCTCTGTCCCTATCCAGCTCAGCGCTCAGTCCAGGaaaagacacagggaagggaggacaAGGGCCTTCCTGT
Protein-coding sequences here:
- the LOC139359544 gene encoding TBC1 domain family member 3B-like; translation: MVIIEDADSLWAQERENIIMNYEKGHRAGLPEDMGPEPVGIYNNIDRFGIVHETELPPATAREAKQMRREITRKSKWMEMLGQWETYKNSEKVIDRVYKGIPMNIRGQVWSVLLNIQEVKSKNPRTYKVMKEKGKRSSEHIHQIDVDLSRTLRTHIFFRDRYGTKQRELFYILLAYSEYNPEVGYCRDLSPIAALFLLYLPEEDAFWALVQLLARERHSLQGFHSPNGGTVQGLQDHQEHVVPTSQHKTRWHLDKEGLCAQDSSLGWLLQMLNDGISLGLILRLWDVYLLEGEQVLMPMTSIAFKVKRKRLMKTSRSGLWARFRNLFFHAWELDDDSVLKHLRASTKKLTRKQGDLPPPAKPEQGSSAPRPVLTSSGRMTHCKGDRQTPPGPPVRFQRPIWLVSPPWAPRSSTSCPGVAVREDTYPVGTQDVPSPVPAQGRPQGSWRFLEWNSMPRLPTDLDVGGPWFPHYDFEQSCWVRVPSECVLDSPGTVGQGQLEKPAGTLTPGPAQAHQD